The following are encoded in a window of Polynucleobacter sp. AP-Kolm-20A-A1 genomic DNA:
- a CDS encoding amino acid aminotransferase: MTLFASVQLAPKDPIFGLTEAYVADQRADKVNLGVGVYYTDDGKVPLLKAVIKAEEAIVAKHSPRSYIPIEGPNPYNSAVQNLLFGADSALIKDGRVVTAECLGGTGALRVGADFIKRLNVNAPCAISNPTWENHRGIFESAGFEVVEYTYFDGKTRGVDFDGMVKSLESFPKNTTVLLHACCHNPTGADITEAQWRQVIDICKNKGLIPFLDMAYQGFAAGIEQDGIAVRLFAESGMSFFVSSSFSKSFSLYGERVGALSIVTQSKDESTRVLSQLKRVIRTNYSNPPTHGAAIAAAVLNSPELRKLWEDELAEMRDRIKAMRHGLVEKLAAAGVKQDFAFIEKQRGMFSYSGLTAEQVERLQKEDGIYALSTGRICVAALNTKNIDKVAKAIARVLA, from the coding sequence ATGACCCTGTTTGCCTCAGTTCAATTAGCCCCTAAAGATCCTATTTTTGGCCTCACAGAAGCCTACGTTGCAGACCAACGTGCTGACAAAGTGAACTTAGGTGTTGGCGTGTATTACACGGATGATGGCAAGGTTCCACTTTTAAAGGCAGTGATCAAAGCGGAAGAGGCAATTGTTGCAAAGCACTCTCCACGCAGCTACATCCCCATCGAAGGACCAAACCCATACAACAGCGCCGTACAAAATTTATTGTTTGGCGCTGACTCGGCTTTAATTAAAGATGGTCGCGTAGTGACTGCTGAATGTCTCGGTGGCACAGGTGCATTGCGCGTTGGTGCTGACTTCATAAAACGCCTGAACGTAAACGCACCATGTGCAATCAGTAACCCAACTTGGGAAAACCACCGCGGCATTTTTGAATCCGCTGGCTTTGAAGTAGTTGAGTACACCTACTTCGACGGCAAAACACGTGGCGTAGATTTTGATGGCATGGTGAAGTCTTTAGAGTCTTTCCCAAAAAACACCACCGTGTTGTTGCACGCTTGCTGCCACAACCCAACAGGTGCAGATATTACTGAAGCGCAATGGCGTCAAGTAATTGACATCTGCAAGAACAAGGGCCTCATCCCCTTCTTGGATATGGCCTACCAAGGCTTTGCGGCTGGCATTGAACAGGACGGCATCGCTGTTCGCCTCTTTGCTGAATCAGGCATGTCTTTCTTTGTATCCAGCTCTTTCTCCAAATCATTCTCACTCTATGGTGAGCGTGTTGGCGCGCTGTCAATCGTGACACAAAGCAAAGATGAATCTACTCGTGTACTTTCACAACTAAAGCGCGTAATTCGTACAAACTATTCCAACCCTCCTACTCACGGTGCTGCAATTGCTGCCGCTGTTTTAAATTCACCAGAATTACGTAAGCTCTGGGAAGATGAGTTGGCAGAAATGCGTGATCGCATTAAAGCAATGCGTCATGGTCTCGTTGAAAAACTCGCTGCTGCTGGTGTAAAGCAAGATTTTGCTTTTATCGAGAAGCAGCGCGGAATGTTTTCTTACTCAGGCTTAACGGCCGAGCAAGTAGAACGCTTACAGAAAGAAGATGGCATTTATGCCCTTTCTACTGGACGCATTTGTGTGGCAGCCCTCAATACTAAAAATATTGATAAAGTGGCTAAAGCAATCGCCCGCGTCTTAGCGTAA